In Eubalaena glacialis isolate mEubGla1 chromosome 3, mEubGla1.1.hap2.+ XY, whole genome shotgun sequence, the following are encoded in one genomic region:
- the MTF2 gene encoding metal-response element-binding transcription factor 2 isoform X2, with product MRDSTGAGNSLVHKRSPLRRNQKTPTSLTKLSLQDGHKVKKPACKFEEGQDVLARWSDGLFYLGTIKKINILKQSCFIIFEDSSKSWVLWKDIQTGATGSGEMVCTICQEEYSEAPNEMVICDKCGQGYHQLCHTPHIDSSVIDSDEKWLCRQCVFATTTKRGGALKKGPNAKALQVMKQTLPYSVADLEWDAGHKTNVQQCYCYCGGPGDWYLKMLQCCKCKQWFHEACVQCLQKPMLFGDRFYTFICSVCSSGPEYLKRLPLQWVDIAHLCLYNLSVIHKKKYFDSELELMTYINENWDRLHPGELADTPKSERYEHVLEALNDYKTMEVSNGIEKKGKKKSVGRPPGPYTRKMIQKTAEPPLDKESISENPTLDLPCSIGRTEGTAHSSNTSDVDFTGASSAKETTSSSISRHYGLSDSRKRTRTGRSWPAAIPHLRRRRGRLPRRALQTQNSEIVKDDEGKEDYQFDELNTEILNNLADQELQLNHLKNSITSYFGAAGRIACGEKYRVLARRVTLDGKVQYLVEWEGATAS from the exons AGACTCTACAGGGGCAGGTAATTCACTGGTCCACAAGCGGTCTCCTTTACGTCGAAACCAAAAGACCCCAACATCCTTGACCAAGCTGTCTTTACAGGATGGACATAAAGTCAAAAAGCCAGCATGTAAATTTGAAGAGGGTCAGGATGTCCTAGCTAGATGGTCAGATGGCTTGTTTTATCTTGGAACTATCAAAAAG ATAAACATATTGAAACAGAGCTGCTTCATCATATTTGAAGACAGTTCTAAATCCTGGGTTCTCTGGAAGGACATTCAAACAG gagCCACTGGAAGTGGGGAAATGGTCTGTACAATATGTCAAGAAGAGTATTCAGAAGCTCCCAATGAAATGGTTATATGTGATAAGTGCGGCCAAG gaTATCATCAGTTGTGTCACACACCTCATATTGATTCCAGTGTGATTGATTCAGATGAAAAATGGCTCTGTCGACAGTGTGTttttgcaacaacaacaaag AGGGGTGGTGCGCTTAAGAAAGGACCAAATGCCAAAGCATTGCAAGTCATGAAGCAAACATTACCCTATAGTGTGGCAGACCTTGAATGGGATGCAGGTCATAAAACCAATGTCCAGCAATGTTACTGCTATTGTGGAGGCCCTGGAGA cTGGTATTTAAAGATGCTACAGTGCTGCAAATGTAAACAGTGGTTTCATGAAGCTTGTGTGCAATGCCTTCAAAAGCCAATGCTATTTGGAGACAG gttttatacatttatttgctCTGTCTGCAGTTCTGGACCAGAATACCTCAAACGTCTACCATTACAATG GGTAGATATAGCACACCTATGCCTTTACAACCTAAGTGTTATTCACAAGAAGAAATACTTTGATTCTGAACTTGAGCTTATGACATACATTAATGAAAACTGGGATAGATTGCACCCTGGAGAG CTGGCAGACACACCAAAATCTGAAAGATATGAGCATGTTCTGGAGGCATTAAATGATTACAAGACCAT GGAAGTAAGCAATGgcatagaaaaaaaaggaaagaaaaagtctgTAGGTCGTCCACCTGGCCCATATACAagaaaaatgattcagaaaacTGCTGAGCCACCTTTG gatAAGGAATCAATTTCAGAGAATCCTACTTTGGATTTACCTTGTTCTATAGG GAGAACTGAGGGAACTGCACATTCATCCAATACCTCAGATGTGGATTTCACGGGTGCTTCCAGTGCAAAAGAAACTACCTCGTCTAGTATTTCCAGGCATTATGG ATTATCTGACTCCAGAAAAAGAACTCGTACAGGAAGATCTTGGCCTGCTGCAATACCGCATTTACGGAGGAGAAGGGGTCGTCTTCCAAGAAGAGCACTCCAGACTCAGAACTCAGAAATTGTAAAGGATGATGAAGGCAAAGAAGATTACCAATTTGATGAACTCAACACAGAGATTTTGAATAACTTAGCAGATCAGGAGTTACAACTCAATCATCTAAAAAACTCCATTACCAGTTATTTTGGTGCTGCAGGTAGAATAGCATGTGGTGAAAAATACCGAGTATTGGCTCGTCGGGTGACACTTGATGGAAAGGTGCAGTATCTTGTGGAATGGGAAGGAGCAACTGCATCCTGA
- the MTF2 gene encoding metal-response element-binding transcription factor 2 isoform X1: MRDSTGAGNSLVHKRSPLRRNQKTPTSLTKLSLQDGHKVKKPACKFEEGQDVLARWSDGLFYLGTIKKINILKQSCFIIFEDSSKSWVLWKDIQTGATGSGEMVCTICQEEYSEAPNEMVICDKCGQGYHQLCHTPHIDSSVIDSDEKWLCRQCVFATTTKRGGALKKGPNAKALQVMKQTLPYSVADLEWDAGHKTNVQQCYCYCGGPGDWYLKMLQCCKCKQWFHEACVQCLQKPMLFGDRFYTFICSVCSSGPEYLKRLPLQWVDIAHLCLYNLSVIHKKKYFDSELELMTYINENWDRLHPGELADTPKSERYEHVLEALNDYKTMFMSGKEIKKKKHLFGLRIRVPPVPPNVAFKAEKEPEGTSHEFKIKGRKASKPISDSREVSNGIEKKGKKKSVGRPPGPYTRKMIQKTAEPPLDKESISENPTLDLPCSIGRTEGTAHSSNTSDVDFTGASSAKETTSSSISRHYGLSDSRKRTRTGRSWPAAIPHLRRRRGRLPRRALQTQNSEIVKDDEGKEDYQFDELNTEILNNLADQELQLNHLKNSITSYFGAAGRIACGEKYRVLARRVTLDGKVQYLVEWEGATAS; the protein is encoded by the exons AGACTCTACAGGGGCAGGTAATTCACTGGTCCACAAGCGGTCTCCTTTACGTCGAAACCAAAAGACCCCAACATCCTTGACCAAGCTGTCTTTACAGGATGGACATAAAGTCAAAAAGCCAGCATGTAAATTTGAAGAGGGTCAGGATGTCCTAGCTAGATGGTCAGATGGCTTGTTTTATCTTGGAACTATCAAAAAG ATAAACATATTGAAACAGAGCTGCTTCATCATATTTGAAGACAGTTCTAAATCCTGGGTTCTCTGGAAGGACATTCAAACAG gagCCACTGGAAGTGGGGAAATGGTCTGTACAATATGTCAAGAAGAGTATTCAGAAGCTCCCAATGAAATGGTTATATGTGATAAGTGCGGCCAAG gaTATCATCAGTTGTGTCACACACCTCATATTGATTCCAGTGTGATTGATTCAGATGAAAAATGGCTCTGTCGACAGTGTGTttttgcaacaacaacaaag AGGGGTGGTGCGCTTAAGAAAGGACCAAATGCCAAAGCATTGCAAGTCATGAAGCAAACATTACCCTATAGTGTGGCAGACCTTGAATGGGATGCAGGTCATAAAACCAATGTCCAGCAATGTTACTGCTATTGTGGAGGCCCTGGAGA cTGGTATTTAAAGATGCTACAGTGCTGCAAATGTAAACAGTGGTTTCATGAAGCTTGTGTGCAATGCCTTCAAAAGCCAATGCTATTTGGAGACAG gttttatacatttatttgctCTGTCTGCAGTTCTGGACCAGAATACCTCAAACGTCTACCATTACAATG GGTAGATATAGCACACCTATGCCTTTACAACCTAAGTGTTATTCACAAGAAGAAATACTTTGATTCTGAACTTGAGCTTATGACATACATTAATGAAAACTGGGATAGATTGCACCCTGGAGAG CTGGCAGACACACCAAAATCTGAAAGATATGAGCATGTTCTGGAGGCATTAAATGATTACAAGACCAT gtttatgtctgggaaggaaataaagaagaagaagcaTTTGTTTGGGTTGCGAATTCGTGTTCCTCCTGTGCCACCAAATGTGGCTTTCAAAGCAGAGAAAGAACCTGAAGGAACTTCccatgaatttaaaattaaaggcAGAAAGGCATCCAAACCTATATCTGATTCAAG GGAAGTAAGCAATGgcatagaaaaaaaaggaaagaaaaagtctgTAGGTCGTCCACCTGGCCCATATACAagaaaaatgattcagaaaacTGCTGAGCCACCTTTG gatAAGGAATCAATTTCAGAGAATCCTACTTTGGATTTACCTTGTTCTATAGG GAGAACTGAGGGAACTGCACATTCATCCAATACCTCAGATGTGGATTTCACGGGTGCTTCCAGTGCAAAAGAAACTACCTCGTCTAGTATTTCCAGGCATTATGG ATTATCTGACTCCAGAAAAAGAACTCGTACAGGAAGATCTTGGCCTGCTGCAATACCGCATTTACGGAGGAGAAGGGGTCGTCTTCCAAGAAGAGCACTCCAGACTCAGAACTCAGAAATTGTAAAGGATGATGAAGGCAAAGAAGATTACCAATTTGATGAACTCAACACAGAGATTTTGAATAACTTAGCAGATCAGGAGTTACAACTCAATCATCTAAAAAACTCCATTACCAGTTATTTTGGTGCTGCAGGTAGAATAGCATGTGGTGAAAAATACCGAGTATTGGCTCGTCGGGTGACACTTGATGGAAAGGTGCAGTATCTTGTGGAATGGGAAGGAGCAACTGCATCCTGA